The Triplophysa rosa linkage group LG3, Trosa_1v2, whole genome shotgun sequence genome has a segment encoding these proteins:
- the ppp6r3 gene encoding serine/threonine-protein phosphatase 6 regulatory subunit 3 isoform X1 has translation MFWKFDLHTTSHIDTLLEKDDVTLTEVMDEEDVLQECKAQNHKLVEFLVRPLCMEDLVGYITQEPNDDVEEKIKYKYPNISCELLTSDVGQINDRLGEDESLLMKLYSFLQNEPPLNPLLASFFSKVLSILIGRKPEHIVEFLRKREDFVDLMIKHIGTSAIMDLLLRMLTCIEPQQLRQDVLNWLNEEKIIQRLVDMVQPSQDEDRHSNASQSLCEIIRLSRDQMFQVQGCSEPDPLLATLEKQETVEQLLFNIFDKEKIESAIVSVIQILLTLFETRRPAFEGHLEICPPGMNHPSFSVNQSILDAVRPRLKDFHQLLLEPPKKTVLNTTWGLLDPPVGNTRLNVVRLVTSLLQTNTHIINQELIALNTLGVILDMYFKYLWNNFLHTQVEICTAMILAMPSTQSESPEINRENDQEPIRENILIKHLFQKCQLIQRILDAWGSNEKEQAEGGRRRGYMGHLTRIANSIVHNSDKGPNGAQIQQLISELPEEDRERWESFTSGQLADTNKKNTVDLVNTHHIHSSSDDEVDFKDSGFHQDSSLQQAFSDYQMQQMTSNFIEQFGFNDEEFADQDDVGDIPFDRISDINFSLNTNESANMALFEACCKEKIQQFEDTGSDEEDIWDEKDVTFAPEAQRRPRSSGSTDSEESTDSEEEDGKRDPFESANATSDDRMEVDAGDGPVWTANFDDTPMDTGNSAAPSAPTSASRAAVPEPPGWSSPNTAADGTAGWADFSSFTPVSPKDPLRSNSPVAMETSIETADPLGVNAPMQQENIDPWLSNDTSGKVGATSEPEEEPASDRITETVTNGSMKETVSLTVDAKTETAVFKRVLKSYREEEKLSTSEDASAKLFVAETGESEKNNCPSNCQKPGLKHLEEKAKTTCEALNGPLEDEAAMDEAKSEQRTANLEAAVNGPA, from the exons ATGTTTTGGAAGTTTGATCTGCACACGACGTCCCACATCGACACACTCCTGGAGAAAGATGACGTGACACTGACAGAGGTGATGGACGAGGAGGACGTCCTGCAGGAGTGCAAAGCTCAGAACCACAAGCTCGTGGAATTCCTGGTCAGGCCGCTGTGCATGGAGGACCTTGTGGGTTACATCACACAGGAGCCTAATGATGACGTGGAGGAGAAGATCAAATACAA GTATCCCAACATATCCTGTGAACTCCTGACCTCAGATGTTGGCCAGATCAACGACAGGCTCGGTGAAGATGAAAGTTTGCTGATGAAGCTCTATAGCTTTTTGCAGAATGAGCCGCCTCTCAACCCGCTGCTGGCTAGTTTCTTTAGCAAGGTCTTGAGCATCCTCATCGGTAGAAAACCAGAGCAT ATCGTGGAGTTTCTTAGAAAGAGGGAAGACTTTGTGGATCTGATGATCAAACACATAGGGACCTCGGCCATTATGGACCTCCTGCTCAGAATGCTCACCTGCATTGAGCCACAGCAGCTTAGACAAGATGTATTAAAT TGGCTAAATGAGGAGAAAATTATACAGCGGCTGGTGGACATGGTGCAGCCGTCTCAGGACGAGGAT AGACATTCAAATGCGTCGCAGTCGCTCTGTGAGATCATTCGGCTGAGCAGAGATCAGATGTTCCAAGTTCAAGGCTGCTCTGAGCCTGACCCCCTGCTGGCCACACTGGAGAA ACAGGAGACTGTAGAACAATTGCTGTTCAACATCTTTGACAAAGAGAAGATCGAGTCTGCTATAGTCAGCGTTATCCAGATACTTCTAACCCTCTTTGAGACACGGAGACCAGC ttttgaGGGTCATCTGGAGATCTGTCCCCCTGGTATGAACCACCCATCATTCTCGGTCAATCAAAGTATTCTAGATGCTGTCAGGCCCAGACTGAAAGATTTTCACCAGCTTTTGCTTGAGCCTCCAAAG AAAACAGTCTTGAACACCACTTGGGGATTGCTGGATCCACCAGTGGGAAACACTCGCCTTAATGTGGTGCGACTAGTGACCAGCCTTTTGCAGACCAACACTCATATCATAAACCAGGAGCTCATCGCCCTAAATACACTGGGAGTCATACTA GATATGTACTTCAAATACTTGTGGAATAACTTCCTACACACGCAAGTAGAAATATGTACGGCGATGATATTAGCGATGCCTTCAACCCAAAGTGAATCTCCTGAGATTAACAGAGAGAACGACCAAGAACCCATAAGAGAAAACATCCTTATTAAACAT CTCTTTCAAAAGTGCCAGTTAATACAGAGAATTCTTGATGCCTGGGGATCAAATGAGAAGGAACA GGCCGAGGGTGGGCGACGGAGGGGTTACATGGGACACCTGACCAGAATAGCTAATTCTATAGTCCACAACAGTGACAAGGGCCCAAACGGGGCGCAGATTCAACAGCTCATCTCAG AACTTCCAGAGGAAGACAGGGAGAGATGGGAATCCTTCACTTCAGGACAGCTAGCAGatacaaacaagaaaaacactgTAGACTTA GTTAACACCCACCACATACATTCGTCCAGTGATGATGAGGTAGATTTCAAAGACAGCGGGTTCCACCAGGACTCTTCCCTACAGCAA GCCTTTTCTGATTATCAGATGCAACAAATGACGTCCAATTTTATTGAGCAGTTTGGCTTCAATGACGAAGAGTTTGCCGATCAGGATGATGTCGGGGA TATTCCCTTTGATAGAATATCAGACATCAACTTTTCCTTGAATACAAATGAAAGT GCAAACATGGCGCTCTTTGAGGCCTGCTGTAAAGAGAAGATCCAGCAGTTTGAGGACACCGGTTCCGACGAAGAGGATATTTGGGATGAAAAAGATGTCACGTTTGCACCGGAAGCTCAGAGACGTCCCAG GAGCTCAGGAAGTACAGACAGCGAGGAGAGCACAGATTCTGAGGAGGAAGATGGCAAACGAGACCCGTTTGAGTCCGCTAACGCAACATCAGATGACAGAATGGAAGTGGATGCTGGGGATG GTCCAGTGTGGACCGCAAATTTCGACGACACACCAATGGACACAGGCAACTCTGCGGCTCCCAGTGCACCTACATCTGCCTCCCGGGCCGCTGTCCCCGAACCTCCAGGCTGGAGCTCTCCAAACACAGCTGCAGATGGCACGGCGGGCTGGGCAGACTTTTCTAGCTTCACACCTGTCAG CCCCAAGGATCCGTTGAGGAGCAATTCCCCTGTAGCCATGGAGACCAGCATAGAGACGGCAGACCCTCTGGGTGTCAATGCGCCCATGCAGCAAGAAA ACATAGATCCGTGGCTTTCCAACGACACCAGTGGGAAGGTAGGGGCGACCTCAGAACCCGAGGAGGAGCCTGCCAGCGACCGCATTACCGAAACGGTCACCAACGGCTCCATGAAGGAGACGGTCAGTCTAACTGTGGACGCCAAAACCGAAACTGCTGTTTTTAAAAG AGTGTTGAAATCGTATCG CGAGGAAGAGAAGCTATCTACCTCTGAGGATGCATCTGCAAAGCTCTTTGTTGCAGAAACTGGAGAATCGGAGAAGAACAATTGTCCAAGCAACTGTCAGAAACCAGG tctaAAGCACTTAGAAGAGAAAGCAAAAACCACTTGCGAAGCTCTGAACGGCCCTCTAGAAGATGAGGCCGCCATGGACGAAGCCAA ATCAGAGCAGCGCACAGCCAACCTAGAGGCAGCGGTGAACGGTCCAGCGTGA
- the ppp6r3 gene encoding serine/threonine-protein phosphatase 6 regulatory subunit 3 isoform X5 has translation MFWKFDLHTTSHIDTLLEKDDVTLTEVMDEEDVLQECKAQNHKLVEFLVRPLCMEDLVGYITQEPNDDVEEKIKYKYPNISCELLTSDVGQINDRLGEDESLLMKLYSFLQNEPPLNPLLASFFSKVLSILIGRKPEHIVEFLRKREDFVDLMIKHIGTSAIMDLLLRMLTCIEPQQLRQDVLNWLNEEKIIQRLVDMVQPSQDEDRHSNASQSLCEIIRLSRDQMFQVQGCSEPDPLLATLEKQETVEQLLFNIFDKEKIESAIVSVIQILLTLFETRRPAFEGHLEICPPGMNHPSFSVNQSILDAVRPRLKDFHQLLLEPPKKTVLNTTWGLLDPPVGNTRLNVVRLVTSLLQTNTHIINQELIALNTLGVILDMYFKYLWNNFLHTQVEICTAMILAMPSTQSESPEINRENDQEPIRENILIKHLFQKCQLIQRILDAWGSNEKEQAEGGRRRGYMGHLTRIANSIVHNSDKGPNGAQIQQLISELPEEDRERWESFTSGQLADTNKKNTVDLVNTHHIHSSSDDEVDFKDSGFHQDSSLQQFGFNDEEFADQDDVGDIPFDRISDINFSLNTNESANMALFEACCKEKIQQFEDTGSDEEDIWDEKDVTFAPEAQRRPRSSGSTDSEESTDSEEEDGKRDPFESANATSDDRMEVDAGDGPVWTANFDDTPMDTGNSAAPSAPTSASRAAVPEPPGWSSPNTAADGTAGWADFSSFTPVSPKDPLRSNSPVAMETSIETADPLGVNAPMQQENIDPWLSNDTSGKVGATSEPEEEPASDRITETVTNGSMKETVSLTVDAKTETAVFKSEEEKLSTSEDASAKLFVAETGESEKNNCPSNCQKPGLKHLEEKAKTTCEALNGPLEDEAAMDEAKSEQRTANLEAAVNGPA, from the exons ATGTTTTGGAAGTTTGATCTGCACACGACGTCCCACATCGACACACTCCTGGAGAAAGATGACGTGACACTGACAGAGGTGATGGACGAGGAGGACGTCCTGCAGGAGTGCAAAGCTCAGAACCACAAGCTCGTGGAATTCCTGGTCAGGCCGCTGTGCATGGAGGACCTTGTGGGTTACATCACACAGGAGCCTAATGATGACGTGGAGGAGAAGATCAAATACAA GTATCCCAACATATCCTGTGAACTCCTGACCTCAGATGTTGGCCAGATCAACGACAGGCTCGGTGAAGATGAAAGTTTGCTGATGAAGCTCTATAGCTTTTTGCAGAATGAGCCGCCTCTCAACCCGCTGCTGGCTAGTTTCTTTAGCAAGGTCTTGAGCATCCTCATCGGTAGAAAACCAGAGCAT ATCGTGGAGTTTCTTAGAAAGAGGGAAGACTTTGTGGATCTGATGATCAAACACATAGGGACCTCGGCCATTATGGACCTCCTGCTCAGAATGCTCACCTGCATTGAGCCACAGCAGCTTAGACAAGATGTATTAAAT TGGCTAAATGAGGAGAAAATTATACAGCGGCTGGTGGACATGGTGCAGCCGTCTCAGGACGAGGAT AGACATTCAAATGCGTCGCAGTCGCTCTGTGAGATCATTCGGCTGAGCAGAGATCAGATGTTCCAAGTTCAAGGCTGCTCTGAGCCTGACCCCCTGCTGGCCACACTGGAGAA ACAGGAGACTGTAGAACAATTGCTGTTCAACATCTTTGACAAAGAGAAGATCGAGTCTGCTATAGTCAGCGTTATCCAGATACTTCTAACCCTCTTTGAGACACGGAGACCAGC ttttgaGGGTCATCTGGAGATCTGTCCCCCTGGTATGAACCACCCATCATTCTCGGTCAATCAAAGTATTCTAGATGCTGTCAGGCCCAGACTGAAAGATTTTCACCAGCTTTTGCTTGAGCCTCCAAAG AAAACAGTCTTGAACACCACTTGGGGATTGCTGGATCCACCAGTGGGAAACACTCGCCTTAATGTGGTGCGACTAGTGACCAGCCTTTTGCAGACCAACACTCATATCATAAACCAGGAGCTCATCGCCCTAAATACACTGGGAGTCATACTA GATATGTACTTCAAATACTTGTGGAATAACTTCCTACACACGCAAGTAGAAATATGTACGGCGATGATATTAGCGATGCCTTCAACCCAAAGTGAATCTCCTGAGATTAACAGAGAGAACGACCAAGAACCCATAAGAGAAAACATCCTTATTAAACAT CTCTTTCAAAAGTGCCAGTTAATACAGAGAATTCTTGATGCCTGGGGATCAAATGAGAAGGAACA GGCCGAGGGTGGGCGACGGAGGGGTTACATGGGACACCTGACCAGAATAGCTAATTCTATAGTCCACAACAGTGACAAGGGCCCAAACGGGGCGCAGATTCAACAGCTCATCTCAG AACTTCCAGAGGAAGACAGGGAGAGATGGGAATCCTTCACTTCAGGACAGCTAGCAGatacaaacaagaaaaacactgTAGACTTA GTTAACACCCACCACATACATTCGTCCAGTGATGATGAGGTAGATTTCAAAGACAGCGGGTTCCACCAGGACTCTTCCCTACAGCAA TTTGGCTTCAATGACGAAGAGTTTGCCGATCAGGATGATGTCGGGGA TATTCCCTTTGATAGAATATCAGACATCAACTTTTCCTTGAATACAAATGAAAGT GCAAACATGGCGCTCTTTGAGGCCTGCTGTAAAGAGAAGATCCAGCAGTTTGAGGACACCGGTTCCGACGAAGAGGATATTTGGGATGAAAAAGATGTCACGTTTGCACCGGAAGCTCAGAGACGTCCCAG GAGCTCAGGAAGTACAGACAGCGAGGAGAGCACAGATTCTGAGGAGGAAGATGGCAAACGAGACCCGTTTGAGTCCGCTAACGCAACATCAGATGACAGAATGGAAGTGGATGCTGGGGATG GTCCAGTGTGGACCGCAAATTTCGACGACACACCAATGGACACAGGCAACTCTGCGGCTCCCAGTGCACCTACATCTGCCTCCCGGGCCGCTGTCCCCGAACCTCCAGGCTGGAGCTCTCCAAACACAGCTGCAGATGGCACGGCGGGCTGGGCAGACTTTTCTAGCTTCACACCTGTCAG CCCCAAGGATCCGTTGAGGAGCAATTCCCCTGTAGCCATGGAGACCAGCATAGAGACGGCAGACCCTCTGGGTGTCAATGCGCCCATGCAGCAAGAAA ACATAGATCCGTGGCTTTCCAACGACACCAGTGGGAAGGTAGGGGCGACCTCAGAACCCGAGGAGGAGCCTGCCAGCGACCGCATTACCGAAACGGTCACCAACGGCTCCATGAAGGAGACGGTCAGTCTAACTGTGGACGCCAAAACCGAAACTGCTGTTTTTAAAAG CGAGGAAGAGAAGCTATCTACCTCTGAGGATGCATCTGCAAAGCTCTTTGTTGCAGAAACTGGAGAATCGGAGAAGAACAATTGTCCAAGCAACTGTCAGAAACCAGG tctaAAGCACTTAGAAGAGAAAGCAAAAACCACTTGCGAAGCTCTGAACGGCCCTCTAGAAGATGAGGCCGCCATGGACGAAGCCAA ATCAGAGCAGCGCACAGCCAACCTAGAGGCAGCGGTGAACGGTCCAGCGTGA
- the ppp6r3 gene encoding serine/threonine-protein phosphatase 6 regulatory subunit 3 isoform X4: MFWKFDLHTTSHIDTLLEKDDVTLTEVMDEEDVLQECKAQNHKLVEFLVRPLCMEDLVGYITQEPNDDVEEKIKYKYPNISCELLTSDVGQINDRLGEDESLLMKLYSFLQNEPPLNPLLASFFSKVLSILIGRKPEHIVEFLRKREDFVDLMIKHIGTSAIMDLLLRMLTCIEPQQLRQDVLNWLNEEKIIQRLVDMVQPSQDEDRHSNASQSLCEIIRLSRDQMFQVQGCSEPDPLLATLEKQETVEQLLFNIFDKEKIESAIVSVIQILLTLFETRRPAFEGHLEICPPGMNHPSFSVNQSILDAVRPRLKDFHQLLLEPPKKTVLNTTWGLLDPPVGNTRLNVVRLVTSLLQTNTHIINQELIALNTLGVILDMYFKYLWNNFLHTQVEICTAMILAMPSTQSESPEINRENDQEPIRENILIKHLFQKCQLIQRILDAWGSNEKEQAEGGRRRGYMGHLTRIANSIVHNSDKGPNGAQIQQLISELPEEDRERWESFTSGQLADTNKKNTVDLVNTHHIHSSSDDEVDFKDSGFHQDSSLQQFGFNDEEFADQDDVGDIPFDRISDINFSLNTNESANMALFEACCKEKIQQFEDTGSDEEDIWDEKDVTFAPEAQRRPRSSGSTDSEESTDSEEEDGKRDPFESANATSDDRMEVDAGDGPVWTANFDDTPMDTGNSAAPSAPTSASRAAVPEPPGWSSPNTAADGTAGWADFSSFTPVSPKDPLRSNSPVAMETSIETADPLGVNAPMQQENIDPWLSNDTSGKVGATSEPEEEPASDRITETVTNGSMKETVSLTVDAKTETAVFKRVLKSYREEEKLSTSEDASAKLFVAETGESEKNNCPSNCQKPGLKHLEEKAKTTCEALNGPLEDEAAMDEAKSEQRTANLEAAVNGPA; the protein is encoded by the exons ATGTTTTGGAAGTTTGATCTGCACACGACGTCCCACATCGACACACTCCTGGAGAAAGATGACGTGACACTGACAGAGGTGATGGACGAGGAGGACGTCCTGCAGGAGTGCAAAGCTCAGAACCACAAGCTCGTGGAATTCCTGGTCAGGCCGCTGTGCATGGAGGACCTTGTGGGTTACATCACACAGGAGCCTAATGATGACGTGGAGGAGAAGATCAAATACAA GTATCCCAACATATCCTGTGAACTCCTGACCTCAGATGTTGGCCAGATCAACGACAGGCTCGGTGAAGATGAAAGTTTGCTGATGAAGCTCTATAGCTTTTTGCAGAATGAGCCGCCTCTCAACCCGCTGCTGGCTAGTTTCTTTAGCAAGGTCTTGAGCATCCTCATCGGTAGAAAACCAGAGCAT ATCGTGGAGTTTCTTAGAAAGAGGGAAGACTTTGTGGATCTGATGATCAAACACATAGGGACCTCGGCCATTATGGACCTCCTGCTCAGAATGCTCACCTGCATTGAGCCACAGCAGCTTAGACAAGATGTATTAAAT TGGCTAAATGAGGAGAAAATTATACAGCGGCTGGTGGACATGGTGCAGCCGTCTCAGGACGAGGAT AGACATTCAAATGCGTCGCAGTCGCTCTGTGAGATCATTCGGCTGAGCAGAGATCAGATGTTCCAAGTTCAAGGCTGCTCTGAGCCTGACCCCCTGCTGGCCACACTGGAGAA ACAGGAGACTGTAGAACAATTGCTGTTCAACATCTTTGACAAAGAGAAGATCGAGTCTGCTATAGTCAGCGTTATCCAGATACTTCTAACCCTCTTTGAGACACGGAGACCAGC ttttgaGGGTCATCTGGAGATCTGTCCCCCTGGTATGAACCACCCATCATTCTCGGTCAATCAAAGTATTCTAGATGCTGTCAGGCCCAGACTGAAAGATTTTCACCAGCTTTTGCTTGAGCCTCCAAAG AAAACAGTCTTGAACACCACTTGGGGATTGCTGGATCCACCAGTGGGAAACACTCGCCTTAATGTGGTGCGACTAGTGACCAGCCTTTTGCAGACCAACACTCATATCATAAACCAGGAGCTCATCGCCCTAAATACACTGGGAGTCATACTA GATATGTACTTCAAATACTTGTGGAATAACTTCCTACACACGCAAGTAGAAATATGTACGGCGATGATATTAGCGATGCCTTCAACCCAAAGTGAATCTCCTGAGATTAACAGAGAGAACGACCAAGAACCCATAAGAGAAAACATCCTTATTAAACAT CTCTTTCAAAAGTGCCAGTTAATACAGAGAATTCTTGATGCCTGGGGATCAAATGAGAAGGAACA GGCCGAGGGTGGGCGACGGAGGGGTTACATGGGACACCTGACCAGAATAGCTAATTCTATAGTCCACAACAGTGACAAGGGCCCAAACGGGGCGCAGATTCAACAGCTCATCTCAG AACTTCCAGAGGAAGACAGGGAGAGATGGGAATCCTTCACTTCAGGACAGCTAGCAGatacaaacaagaaaaacactgTAGACTTA GTTAACACCCACCACATACATTCGTCCAGTGATGATGAGGTAGATTTCAAAGACAGCGGGTTCCACCAGGACTCTTCCCTACAGCAA TTTGGCTTCAATGACGAAGAGTTTGCCGATCAGGATGATGTCGGGGA TATTCCCTTTGATAGAATATCAGACATCAACTTTTCCTTGAATACAAATGAAAGT GCAAACATGGCGCTCTTTGAGGCCTGCTGTAAAGAGAAGATCCAGCAGTTTGAGGACACCGGTTCCGACGAAGAGGATATTTGGGATGAAAAAGATGTCACGTTTGCACCGGAAGCTCAGAGACGTCCCAG GAGCTCAGGAAGTACAGACAGCGAGGAGAGCACAGATTCTGAGGAGGAAGATGGCAAACGAGACCCGTTTGAGTCCGCTAACGCAACATCAGATGACAGAATGGAAGTGGATGCTGGGGATG GTCCAGTGTGGACCGCAAATTTCGACGACACACCAATGGACACAGGCAACTCTGCGGCTCCCAGTGCACCTACATCTGCCTCCCGGGCCGCTGTCCCCGAACCTCCAGGCTGGAGCTCTCCAAACACAGCTGCAGATGGCACGGCGGGCTGGGCAGACTTTTCTAGCTTCACACCTGTCAG CCCCAAGGATCCGTTGAGGAGCAATTCCCCTGTAGCCATGGAGACCAGCATAGAGACGGCAGACCCTCTGGGTGTCAATGCGCCCATGCAGCAAGAAA ACATAGATCCGTGGCTTTCCAACGACACCAGTGGGAAGGTAGGGGCGACCTCAGAACCCGAGGAGGAGCCTGCCAGCGACCGCATTACCGAAACGGTCACCAACGGCTCCATGAAGGAGACGGTCAGTCTAACTGTGGACGCCAAAACCGAAACTGCTGTTTTTAAAAG AGTGTTGAAATCGTATCG CGAGGAAGAGAAGCTATCTACCTCTGAGGATGCATCTGCAAAGCTCTTTGTTGCAGAAACTGGAGAATCGGAGAAGAACAATTGTCCAAGCAACTGTCAGAAACCAGG tctaAAGCACTTAGAAGAGAAAGCAAAAACCACTTGCGAAGCTCTGAACGGCCCTCTAGAAGATGAGGCCGCCATGGACGAAGCCAA ATCAGAGCAGCGCACAGCCAACCTAGAGGCAGCGGTGAACGGTCCAGCGTGA
- the ppp6r3 gene encoding serine/threonine-protein phosphatase 6 regulatory subunit 3 isoform X2, whose protein sequence is MFWKFDLHTTSHIDTLLEKDDVTLTEVMDEEDVLQECKAQNHKLVEFLVRPLCMEDLVGYITQEPNDDVEEKIKYKYPNISCELLTSDVGQINDRLGEDESLLMKLYSFLQNEPPLNPLLASFFSKVLSILIGRKPEHIVEFLRKREDFVDLMIKHIGTSAIMDLLLRMLTCIEPQQLRQDVLNWLNEEKIIQRLVDMVQPSQDEDRHSNASQSLCEIIRLSRDQMFQVQGCSEPDPLLATLEKQETVEQLLFNIFDKEKIESAIVSVIQILLTLFETRRPAFEGHLEICPPGMNHPSFSVNQSILDAVRPRLKDFHQLLLEPPKKTVLNTTWGLLDPPVGNTRLNVVRLVTSLLQTNTHIINQELIALNTLGVILDMYFKYLWNNFLHTQVEICTAMILAMPSTQSESPEINRENDQEPIRENILIKHLFQKCQLIQRILDAWGSNEKEQAEGGRRRGYMGHLTRIANSIVHNSDKGPNGAQIQQLISELPEEDRERWESFTSGQLADTNKKNTVDLVNTHHIHSSSDDEVDFKDSGFHQDSSLQQAFSDYQMQQMTSNFIEQFGFNDEEFADQDDVGDIPFDRISDINFSLNTNESANMALFEACCKEKIQQFEDTGSDEEDIWDEKDVTFAPEAQRRPRSSGSTDSEESTDSEEEDGKRDPFESANATSDDRMEVDAGDGPVWTANFDDTPMDTGNSAAPSAPTSASRAAVPEPPGWSSPNTAADGTAGWADFSSFTPVSPKDPLRSNSPVAMETSIETADPLGVNAPMQQENIDPWLSNDTSGKVGATSEPEEEPASDRITETVTNGSMKETVSLTVDAKTETAVFKSEEEKLSTSEDASAKLFVAETGESEKNNCPSNCQKPGLKHLEEKAKTTCEALNGPLEDEAAMDEAKSEQRTANLEAAVNGPA, encoded by the exons ATGTTTTGGAAGTTTGATCTGCACACGACGTCCCACATCGACACACTCCTGGAGAAAGATGACGTGACACTGACAGAGGTGATGGACGAGGAGGACGTCCTGCAGGAGTGCAAAGCTCAGAACCACAAGCTCGTGGAATTCCTGGTCAGGCCGCTGTGCATGGAGGACCTTGTGGGTTACATCACACAGGAGCCTAATGATGACGTGGAGGAGAAGATCAAATACAA GTATCCCAACATATCCTGTGAACTCCTGACCTCAGATGTTGGCCAGATCAACGACAGGCTCGGTGAAGATGAAAGTTTGCTGATGAAGCTCTATAGCTTTTTGCAGAATGAGCCGCCTCTCAACCCGCTGCTGGCTAGTTTCTTTAGCAAGGTCTTGAGCATCCTCATCGGTAGAAAACCAGAGCAT ATCGTGGAGTTTCTTAGAAAGAGGGAAGACTTTGTGGATCTGATGATCAAACACATAGGGACCTCGGCCATTATGGACCTCCTGCTCAGAATGCTCACCTGCATTGAGCCACAGCAGCTTAGACAAGATGTATTAAAT TGGCTAAATGAGGAGAAAATTATACAGCGGCTGGTGGACATGGTGCAGCCGTCTCAGGACGAGGAT AGACATTCAAATGCGTCGCAGTCGCTCTGTGAGATCATTCGGCTGAGCAGAGATCAGATGTTCCAAGTTCAAGGCTGCTCTGAGCCTGACCCCCTGCTGGCCACACTGGAGAA ACAGGAGACTGTAGAACAATTGCTGTTCAACATCTTTGACAAAGAGAAGATCGAGTCTGCTATAGTCAGCGTTATCCAGATACTTCTAACCCTCTTTGAGACACGGAGACCAGC ttttgaGGGTCATCTGGAGATCTGTCCCCCTGGTATGAACCACCCATCATTCTCGGTCAATCAAAGTATTCTAGATGCTGTCAGGCCCAGACTGAAAGATTTTCACCAGCTTTTGCTTGAGCCTCCAAAG AAAACAGTCTTGAACACCACTTGGGGATTGCTGGATCCACCAGTGGGAAACACTCGCCTTAATGTGGTGCGACTAGTGACCAGCCTTTTGCAGACCAACACTCATATCATAAACCAGGAGCTCATCGCCCTAAATACACTGGGAGTCATACTA GATATGTACTTCAAATACTTGTGGAATAACTTCCTACACACGCAAGTAGAAATATGTACGGCGATGATATTAGCGATGCCTTCAACCCAAAGTGAATCTCCTGAGATTAACAGAGAGAACGACCAAGAACCCATAAGAGAAAACATCCTTATTAAACAT CTCTTTCAAAAGTGCCAGTTAATACAGAGAATTCTTGATGCCTGGGGATCAAATGAGAAGGAACA GGCCGAGGGTGGGCGACGGAGGGGTTACATGGGACACCTGACCAGAATAGCTAATTCTATAGTCCACAACAGTGACAAGGGCCCAAACGGGGCGCAGATTCAACAGCTCATCTCAG AACTTCCAGAGGAAGACAGGGAGAGATGGGAATCCTTCACTTCAGGACAGCTAGCAGatacaaacaagaaaaacactgTAGACTTA GTTAACACCCACCACATACATTCGTCCAGTGATGATGAGGTAGATTTCAAAGACAGCGGGTTCCACCAGGACTCTTCCCTACAGCAA GCCTTTTCTGATTATCAGATGCAACAAATGACGTCCAATTTTATTGAGCAGTTTGGCTTCAATGACGAAGAGTTTGCCGATCAGGATGATGTCGGGGA TATTCCCTTTGATAGAATATCAGACATCAACTTTTCCTTGAATACAAATGAAAGT GCAAACATGGCGCTCTTTGAGGCCTGCTGTAAAGAGAAGATCCAGCAGTTTGAGGACACCGGTTCCGACGAAGAGGATATTTGGGATGAAAAAGATGTCACGTTTGCACCGGAAGCTCAGAGACGTCCCAG GAGCTCAGGAAGTACAGACAGCGAGGAGAGCACAGATTCTGAGGAGGAAGATGGCAAACGAGACCCGTTTGAGTCCGCTAACGCAACATCAGATGACAGAATGGAAGTGGATGCTGGGGATG GTCCAGTGTGGACCGCAAATTTCGACGACACACCAATGGACACAGGCAACTCTGCGGCTCCCAGTGCACCTACATCTGCCTCCCGGGCCGCTGTCCCCGAACCTCCAGGCTGGAGCTCTCCAAACACAGCTGCAGATGGCACGGCGGGCTGGGCAGACTTTTCTAGCTTCACACCTGTCAG CCCCAAGGATCCGTTGAGGAGCAATTCCCCTGTAGCCATGGAGACCAGCATAGAGACGGCAGACCCTCTGGGTGTCAATGCGCCCATGCAGCAAGAAA ACATAGATCCGTGGCTTTCCAACGACACCAGTGGGAAGGTAGGGGCGACCTCAGAACCCGAGGAGGAGCCTGCCAGCGACCGCATTACCGAAACGGTCACCAACGGCTCCATGAAGGAGACGGTCAGTCTAACTGTGGACGCCAAAACCGAAACTGCTGTTTTTAAAAG CGAGGAAGAGAAGCTATCTACCTCTGAGGATGCATCTGCAAAGCTCTTTGTTGCAGAAACTGGAGAATCGGAGAAGAACAATTGTCCAAGCAACTGTCAGAAACCAGG tctaAAGCACTTAGAAGAGAAAGCAAAAACCACTTGCGAAGCTCTGAACGGCCCTCTAGAAGATGAGGCCGCCATGGACGAAGCCAA ATCAGAGCAGCGCACAGCCAACCTAGAGGCAGCGGTGAACGGTCCAGCGTGA